The Budorcas taxicolor isolate Tak-1 chromosome 2, Takin1.1, whole genome shotgun sequence nucleotide sequence aggcaatggcaccccactccagtactcttgcctggaaaatcccatggatggaggagcctggtgggctgccatccgtggggtcgctaagagtcagacacaactgagcaacttcactttcacttttcactttcatgcattggagaaggaaatggcaacccactccagtgttcttgcctggagaatcccagggacgggggagcctggtgggctgccgtctatggggtcgcacagagtctgacatgactgaagcgacgcagcagcagcagcagcagcagcagccagacttATACTGTAAATGTACTCTGTCAAATTGGTGAAAGTGGTGAATGTTCTGACTAACTACCAATATTAGACACGTTACGAACAACAAACAGTGTGATACTAAACTTCAAAAGTATcagagttaaataaaaataagtcataAAAGAATGGccagaaaacaatagaaattcattggattttaaaagactcattttctgcttttaagTTGTGAGGTTATTATAGAGAaagactttaatttaaaaaaatatcagtgaTAAAGAGATTaagatttataatatatataatttatgtatttttatttattttatttttgggtccactgggtctttgttgctgcaggcaagctttctctggttgcagtgctcGGGCTTCCCAGTGCAGTGTCTtcgcttgttgcagagcatgggctatagggtgcttgggctcagtagttgtggtgcacaggcttagttgctccttggcatgtgagatcttcctggactagggattgaacccatgtcccttgcattggcaggtagattctcaatccctggatcaccagggaagtcctataaaatttatttaaatgtataaaagtGTCAGCCAATAGATAAATTATTAGTTTGCAGTAATCAAAGTGTAAAATAAAGCTACAATGAGAAACCATTTTATAcctattaaatatttgaaaattatatctactaccagcAAGATTAGTTAAAATTGATACCTGGCCACATGTTGATGGTTATATTGAAATCTGTACAGTTCCTTTGGAAAGCAGTATGTCAGTTCATCTCAAGAgctgtaataaaaaaaattgtcCTGTGTTTTGGCCCAACATTTTCATTATCCTAAGGGAATcattaaatgaaatgaattaaaaaaatctattggtGTGAAAGTGCTAAATCCAGCAGAAATTCAGATTCTGGCTTTATGATCAGTCACATTATCTAAAGTGGTTGATTTCATCCTTTAATTTCACTAAGTTGCCCAGAGTCAGACAAAGTCCCTTGTCATTCCACCTGTTcatagaatacttttttttttttttgctttgttaccTAATCTTTGTAATCTGGtgggggtttttttgtgtgtgtggaactCTTCAcaaatttgcgtgtcatccttgctcAGGGGCCATGCTAGTCTTCTCTGTATCTTTCccattttagtatatgtgctgccggaGCAAGCGCTGTAATCTGTCATTTTACACGGACTTTTTTGGGAAATACAAGTCCTAAGAATACAGCTCAGATTTCCACAAAATGAACATATTTGTCTAAAATCAACTAAAACCCCAGATATCCCCTCTTGTGGTCCTGTTCAGTCACTAgtttccattctccccccaaaaaTGACAACCATTGACTTCTACCATAGTTTGCATTTTATCAATTGTAGTagccttttttttaatgtagatcattttttctctttggctacactgtgcagcatgcaggatctttagtcccctgaccagggatcaaactcagtggaagcacagattcttaaccactggattgccaggaaagTTCGCTGTAGTAATCCTTTCATGTCCAAAAAAATAATACACCGTGTGAAAATACTTTGCCTCCTTTAGTTGTGGTCATTTGAATTGTTTGCAGTTTTTCACTATATTGGGTGTAATAATATTAGCTAATACTATAATATAGTGAAAACCTGGAAATAACTCATCTTACCATTTACTTACTAGCCTCCTAAAGATTACAAGTAGTACCTTTTAATATTTATGTCCTTCACCCCCTGGTCCTTATTAGCTCAGTGATTTACACGTAATATAAGATCAGTATGAACTTGTTGAGTAATTGGTGcctattcagaaaacaaacatggaaaTCTTTCAGTCTAGTTccacatttcattaaaaaaaaaaaaaaaaggactatgtGCTTGCATTATGGGTAAGGAAAGATTTATCAGTCATGAATCCCATCCTCAGTAAGGGTGAGGAAGTGTTGATGGCAAATGTCTGCCAGTCAGATTTCTGACTTTCAAGGTTATGGTCTCATGAGAAATCTAACTTGGTTTTTCCTGCATGGTATCATATCCCTCAAAAATTATTAGattttctctctgtttccacAGTCAGTGGCAATAATCCTGAGGGTGAAGAGCTTCAGACAGAACCTGTAGAGGATGAAGATCGTAGAGAAGAGTCTTCAGATTGTGATGAAATGGATTGTTCCATGGTCCCTGAGCAGCCTCCAgattgccaaaaagaaaaaaggttaaaTACATCTattccaaaggaaaggaaaatgagaaatctTTTAGTTACCATTGAAAATGATACTCCTCTAGAAGAACTCTCAAAATACGTGGATATTAATGTTATTGCACTTACCCGAAATCGTAGAACAAGAAGATGGTATACTTGTCCGCTGTGTGGGAAACAGTTTAATGAGAGTTCTTACCTTATTTCCCACCAGAGGACtcacactggagaaaagccctatgactgcagtcactgtgggAAAAGCTTTAATCATAAAACAAACCTTAATAAGCATGAGAGAATCCATACAGGAGAGAAGCCTTATTCATGTTCTCAGTGTGGGAAAAACTTCCGTCAGAATTCTCATCGAAGTCGCCATGAAGGAATCCATATAAGGGAAAAGATACTTAAGTGTCCAGAATGTGGGAAAACCTTCCCAGAAAACAAAGAGTTTGTGATTCACTTGCAGAGTCACAAGGCCAAGAGGCCATATGGTTGTAAAAAGTGTGGGAGAAGATTTGGTCGGCTATCAAACTGTACCCGGCATGAAAAAACCCACTCAGCATGTAAGACCCGAAAACAGAAGTGACATCAGGGAAAGGTCTGATGATACCACCTCAGACTGAAATATTCCATAAATAATTCTGAATTGCCAAGCTGTCTGAAAAGTTACAGACAAGAAAACCTCATTATAGCCAAAATCGGATAAATATTCAAATTTGCTGAAATCTCAAGTTTTTAGAAAATTcacagggaaaacaaaacatCCTCAAGGGCTATACCTCAGTTAGCAACCAGGCTTTTTGGACTAAAGAGCTTTCTTTTGTGAACTTACGCAACAATGTACAGCTCACAGATCCCTTTCCCAAAAAAGGCTTTGAAATACGAGTCTGGGGGCCACTTACCTTAAGGTGAAGACTGATAAGTGTACTGAAAGTATCAGAATATTCCATtcctccccccccacacacacataggaTTTCACACCTGAGAAATAATGTAAAGATCCTTATCTGAAACTGTTCCCCTAAAAGAACCAAACTGCTGACTTGGTAATGTCAACAGCTTTTATTAGCCATTCATATCACCATCTAACGATACCCTGAAAGCTTGAGAGATGAAAGGGATTGTTTACTTTGGAATATAGGAAAACAGCAACTGAATGTCAAAGACTTACTCCATCATTTGTATGTGATCTAAAAACTAATGATCAATTTCAATAGCTTGCAGTTTGTGGTGAAAAGTGACATTTACAGAACTCCTCTTCACAGTGTAATTTAAAAGTGTCTGCTGTTCTTACTGTATTTTGTCCAGCTGTTAATTGGTCAAACAGCTCTCTCATGCCTTTGCCTTGCCAGAAGAAGTTTGGGTCACTCAGGCCTGGCCACCCAGCCCCACTCCTGGAAAAACTTCTGAATTTTGTCCCTCTTTTGAGTCAGGAAAACCTGCCAGGAAGGAAACCCCAGGAACCTGCAGAGGGGGAGGAAGACGTTGGCTTGGATCCGTGGCTGGTCAAGAACCTTGCCATTTGTTTAGTTCCCATCAGACCTTTGGCAATGGGTGGTCACTACCTCACGAGCATAGTGTTTTACTTATAGAAATTATCTCCCTAGTGGCTCGCTCACATTACCCCTCAGGAGGTAGGGTTCCAGTGTCGTCATTGTAGTGGACATTTGTTCTCTGTGGCTTCCTGGTACCCACACTTTCTGACTTGTCTGCCGGAGGCAAGGCCAGCGGTGCCTTCACAGGACCCATCCTGTGGTGTGTCATTTTCAGATCCTCCATCAGTCTTACTCCTCTTAGATTTCCTTAGGTTTTAAATTGGTATCTGGATTGGAATAGGCTAAATCCTGTACACTAGTGGTGGAAAATTACCTTTACACATTTTGTTCCCATCCAGAAACCTACCTTCCACTGATTAGAATATTCTGAGtacttgtttttctaattttcttcaggtaaattctacacaaaacaaaattttgtttttgaaagtaggttttttttcccattgtatttCTCTAGTTGGTTGTTGCTCTTGCATAGGAAAGTTATTCTTAATTGTATATTTGCAAAACTAGCTACTTCTCT carries:
- the ZNF200 gene encoding zinc finger protein 200 — encoded protein: MAAKVVPMPTKPKRSFILRVPPNSKLGQDLLRDATSGPKTIHQLVLEHFLTFLPKPSLVQPSQKIKETLVIVKDVSSNLQNRVQPCPLVKLLPREGIQQKQETVSLCLKSESEKLVVFEDLNVFHSQEECVSLDPAQQPTSEMEEDSIGEMMLLVSGNNPEGEELQTEPVEDEDRREESSDCDEMDCSMVPEQPPDCQKEKRLNTSIPKERKMRNLLVTIENDTPLEELSKYVDINVIALTRNRRTRRWYTCPLCGKQFNESSYLISHQRTHTGEKPYDCSHCGKSFNHKTNLNKHERIHTGEKPYSCSQCGKNFRQNSHRSRHEGIHIREKILKCPECGKTFPENKEFVIHLQSHKAKRPYGCKKCGRRFGRLSNCTRHEKTHSACKTRKQK